CGCGGCCACCGCCGGGTAGATGTGTCCGCCGGTTCCGCCGCCGGCTACGGCCAGCCGCATTCAGCCCTCGATTCGGTGACCGCTGACGTTGAACACGATCCCCACGGCAACCAGCGATACCACTAACGACGATCCCCCGAAGCTGATGAAGGGCAGCGGAACGCCCGTGAATGGTACGGTCGCGGTGGCCACCGCGATGTTGAGCCCTGCCTGAACCACGAGGAGCGTGGTCAAACCACCAGCGAGGAAGGTCCCGAAGGAATCTTCAGCCCGGGCCGCAATGTGGAACCCCCGCCAGGCCAGAGCACAGAAGAGCAGAAGCACTGCCATACAACCGATGAACCCGAGCTCCTCGCCGATGACGGCGTAGATACTGTCAGTATGCGGCGCCGGCAGCCACCCAAACTTCAGGATCCCGCCCCCCAGGCCCCGTCCCGCCAGTCCACCGCTCCCCAGCGCCAGCACGGTCTGGCGCACGTGGTAGCCGGCGCTAAGCGGGTCGCGCAGCGCGTCGCGGAAGGCGAAGACTCGCTCCATCCGGTAGGGGGAGGTGCAGATGAGAGCGGCCACAGTGGCCAGGCCGATCGCCCCGGCAGCCAGCAACTGCCACACTTCGGCTCCCGCCATGAAGAACATGATCATGGCTACACCAGCAATGAGCACTGCCGTGCTGAAGTCGGGCTGCAGCAGGATCAGCGCTGTCACCAGGCCCACCAGCATGCTGAAGGGAATGAGACCGTAAGTTGCTTGCTTGATCTCCGGCCCCTTGGAAGAGAGCCAGTAGGCGACATAGACGATGAGAGCGAGCTTCGTAAGCTCACTGGGCTGGACGGAACCACGGAAGAACCAGCGCCGGCTGCCGAACACCTCACTCCCGGCTATCAGCACCGCCAGAAGCAGGAGCACCGCCAGCACCAGGAACGGCAGGGTGTATAGCTGCCAGCGCCGATAGTCGAATCGGGCCGCTACTACCATACCCACCATGCCGAGGGCGGACCAGGCCAGCTGTCGGCCCAGCAGGCTGGTGGGATCGGAGGGATCCTGGGCCATGGCGGCGCTGTACACCGAGCCCAACCCGAATAGCAGCAACAGGCCGGTCACGGCCAGCACCCAATAATCGGGCTTACTTGGATACCGCCTGTCCTGGCTCTGCCTCACGTCTCCGCCTTTGCTTCCAGCACCAACCGCCGGAACTCCTCGCCTCGCGCCTCGAAGTCGCGGAACTCGTCGTAGCTGGTGCCGCCGGGTGACAAGAGCACGGCATCACCGGGACGCGCCAGGCTGGCGGCCAGTGCAAGCGCCTCAGCCAGGCCACGCGCCCGACTGACCCTCACTCCGGCGCGGCCCAGTAGGTCCTCCAGCATCGCTCCTGCCTCGCCAAACGCCACCACTGCCCTTACCCTCTCCGCCACCTCCGTCACCCACTGCTCCCAGGGCAGGTGCTTGTCTCTGCCGCCGGCAAGCAGGACGACGGGCTCCTTCACCGCCCGTAGGGCTGCGAGGCTCCTCTCCGGAGTGGTGGCGATCGAATCGTTGTAGTACACCACCCCAGCCACCTCTGCCACTTTCTCCAGCCGGTGAGGCAGCCCTTGGAACCGCCTCGCAGCGCCCGCCATCGCCTCGGCCGAGAGGCCCAGCGCTGCGCCAAGAGCACACGCGGCCAAAGCGTTGCTCACGTTGTGCTCGCCGATTAGGCCCATCTCATCCACGGCGCACACCTGGCACGAGGCACCGTCGGCCGTTCTCACGACAATGGTTCTCCCCACCAAGTAGGCTCCCGGAGCTCTACTCGCCTTCCGACCGAACCAATGCACCTCCCCGGGGCACCGTCCGGCCAGCCCAGCGCTGGCATGGTCGTCGGCATTGAGCACGGCCACTCCTGCTGCAGTCTGGTACCGGAAAACACCGGTCTTGGCTTCAGTATAGGCCTCCATGGTGCGGTGACGATCCAGGTGATTGGGCGTGATGTTGGTAATCGCCGCCACCGCCGGGCTGTGACGCACCAGTTCCAGCTGGAAACTGGACAGCTCCAAGACTACTACGTCCTCTGGACGCATGTTCCCGACCGACTCGATCAGAGGCCTGCCAATGTTGCCCCCCAGGTAGGTCCTCTGTCCGTCGGCCTCAGCCATGGCTGCTGTCAAGGCGGCCGTGGTGCTCTTGCCACTGCTGCCGGTAACACCGACCACACGACCCGGGCAGAGCCAGAGCAACAGGCCCGGCTCATTCCACAGCGGCACCCCTTCGGCCACCGCTCGTGCCAGCATTGGCACGTCCAGCGGCACCCCCGGACTCACAAAGCAGGTGTCCACGTCGAGCACCTCTGCGCTGAGCCCGCCCAGCCGCAGTTCCGCTATCTCCGCCAGTGCCCGCACCTCGGGACTGAGGGCGGGCAAGGGCTTGTCATCGGTGGCAAGCACTCGAGCGCCCACCGAGGCCAGGAACCGACTCAGCGCCAGGCCTTCGCGGCCTAGACCCACCACGCCCACGCGGGTTCCCCCAAATCTCTTGGCCGCGACCTCGAGCGCGTTCATATAAGTGCCAGCGCCACCCCTAGCATCCCACCGAGAATGCCTACTATCCAGAAGCGCAGCGTCACCTGCACCTCAGACCAGCCCCCCAGTTCGAAGTGATGGTGTATGGGGGCCATGCGGAATAGCCGCTTGCCTTTGGTCCGCTTGAAGTAGGCCACCTGCAGAATGTCGGACAGGCCCTCGGCAACAAATACCACTCCCACCACTGGCAGGAGCAGCCATTGCCCCGTCATCAGCGCTACTGTAGCCAGAGTCCCTCCCAGCGCTAGGGCCCCAGTGTCTCCCATGATGACTTGCGCCGGGTAGGCGTTGTACCAGAGGAACCCCAGGAGCGCGCCCACGACAGTCAGACAGAAAGCCACCAGGTACACTTGCTCCTGCAGATAGGCGATCACGGCGTAGGAGAAGAAAGCTACCAGCACTGTACCCGCTGCCAGGCCATCCAGGCCGTCAGTCAGGTTAACGGTGTTGCAGGTAGCGAAGATGATGAATACAGCGATGGGCAGGTACCAGAGGCCTATCCCCACCTTCTCCGGGACGCCAGGAATGGCCACGCTCTCCAGTTCCAAGAAGAAGTGCAAGCCAATGGCCGCGACTAGGGCGATGGCCAGCTGCCACAGGGCCTTGTGCCGGGCGAACAGGCCGATCCCTCCCGGGTTCTTGCGCTTCACGTTCGTCCAGTCGTCCACTCCACCCAGGACCGCCATGCCCGCCATGACGCCCATGGGAAGCAGTATGGAGCGACCGATCGCATTCATGCCGATCAGGTTTAGGAAGTTCAGCACGGTGGTGACGCCCAGCACAACCGCTACTACCAGCAGCCCGCCCATGGTGGGGGTGCCCGCCTTGGGCAGATGCGTCTGAGGCCCATCGGCCCGGATCTGCTTGCCGACGCCGTGGCGGTGAAGCAGACCTATAAAGGGGCCACCCCATGAGACTGCGATGATGAAGGAGACCATTGCCAGAACGAGCGAGTAGGCCAAGAGGCATCACCGCCTAGTTGATTTCTGAGTCCTCTGTTAGCGCCCAACACAAGCGCTCCAGCTGCAGGCCGCGCGAGCCTTTGACCAGCACCGAATCACCTGCACGCACCAGTCCAGGCACGACAGTCAGTCCTTCCTCGACGGTGCGGAGACAGACCACTGCCTGGGCGCCCAGCCGCGTAACCGCTTCCTCAGCGATCCATCGGGCACGGGGCCCAATGGCCACGAGGAGATCGGCCGCATCCGGCACGGCTTGCCCCACCTCTCGATGCCCTGCCTCGGAGTAGGATCCTAGCTCCAGCATGTCGCCCAGGACTGCCACCCGCCGCCCCGGCATGCTTCGAAGGACATCCAGTGCCGCCAGCACACTGATGGGAGCAGCGTTGTAAGTGTCATCTAGTATTGTCATTCCGTTAGCGTGCAGCACCCGCATCCGGGAGCAGTCCCCACTGGCTGCCAGCCCAGCCTCGATATCGGACCAGTCCATTCCGGCGTGTCGCGCTACGGCCACAGCTGCCAGGCAGGGGTACACACTGTGCCGCCCCAATAGCGGGGCGCGCAGGCTCCGCGCGATCCCCTCTGATGCAACCACAAACTGTATCCCATCCTGGCCCAGGGTGCGAACCAGCTCCCCACGCACATCGCAGCCCGCCCCCAGCCCATACCTGACCACTGGGCATCGGGCCACGCTGGCCATAGCCGCGACCCTTTCGTCGTCACCATTCAGAACAGCTAGCCCACTCCGAGGAAGCCCCGCCACCAGCTCTGACTTTGCCTGAGCGATGTGCTCCAGGCTGCCCAGTCTCTCGAGGTGGGTGGGCCCAACATTGGTCACTATGCCTACGGAGGGCTTGGCGACCTCGACCAGTGTCGCAATCTCGCCCAGAGCGTACATGCCCATCTCAAGCACACCATAGTCATCGTCGCCTGTCATCGCGAGCACGGTCAAGGGAAGCCCGATCTCATTGTTGTAGTTGCGCTCACTGCGCCGCACCCTGTACGCCTGGGAAAGCACAGTCGCCACCACCTCGCGCGTCAGGGTCTTGCCTACGCTGCCAGTCACGCCCACGACGGTCGCCGGCAATAGGAGACGCCACGCCCGTGCCAGCTCCTGCAGGGCCGTGAGCACGTCAGGCACCGGGATGGCAAGCGCGCCCCCGGGGAGCCGAAGCGGGCCGGGACCATCGAAGCTGCCCTCCCGTCTCACGACAGCTGCCACTGCCCCTCGCCGAGCAGCGTCCTCGACGTAGTCCTGCCCGTCCGCCCGCTCACCCCGGAAGGCGAAGAAGAGGTCCCCCGGCCGCGCCTCTCGCGAGTCCACTACACAGCGCGAGACCGCCAAGTCCTCGTACCGTTCGGCGGTCCCGCCCAGAAGTGTGCGGATGACGAACCGCAGGGTAAGACTCACCGGGAAGCCATCCTACCCGAGGAACCACTTTCGGGTTCGATCCCCAGCAGGACCGCAAGGTCACCGGCCACCCGGCTGAACACCGGCGCCGCCACCTCACTACCCCACTGGCCCGCCTGGGGCCGGTCTATCTTCACCAGAATGCACAACTGAGGATCAGATGCGGGGAAGAACCCGACGAAGGAGGCGATGATGTCGGAAGGATGGTAGCCACCGGGAATGGGTATCTGGGCCGTGCCCGTCTTCCCCGCCACCTCGAAGCCCTCAAGTCTCGGCCCGATGGTCTCTTCGTCCACTGCCGCGACCATCATCTCGGTGAGGGTGCGAGCGGTCTCGGAAGATATCACCCGCCGCACCGGGGTAGGCTGGGCCTGTCGTAGCCCTTCCCTGGTCACCGTCTGCCCCACCACGTGCGGCTGCATCAGGAGGCCATCGTTGGCGATGGCCGCCACGGCTGACAGCATCTGCAGCGGCGTGACCGCGATGCCTTGTCC
The window above is part of the Anaerolineae bacterium genome. Proteins encoded here:
- a CDS encoding phospho-N-acetylmuramoyl-pentapeptide-transferase, with translation MVSFIIAVSWGGPFIGLLHRHGVGKQIRADGPQTHLPKAGTPTMGGLLVVAVVLGVTTVLNFLNLIGMNAIGRSILLPMGVMAGMAVLGGVDDWTNVKRKNPGGIGLFARHKALWQLAIALVAAIGLHFFLELESVAIPGVPEKVGIGLWYLPIAVFIIFATCNTVNLTDGLDGLAAGTVLVAFFSYAVIAYLQEQVYLVAFCLTVVGALLGFLWYNAYPAQVIMGDTGALALGGTLATVALMTGQWLLLPVVGVVFVAEGLSDILQVAYFKRTKGKRLFRMAPIHHHFELGGWSEVQVTLRFWIVGILGGMLGVALALI
- the ftsW gene encoding putative lipid II flippase FtsW encodes the protein MRQSQDRRYPSKPDYWVLAVTGLLLLFGLGSVYSAAMAQDPSDPTSLLGRQLAWSALGMVGMVVAARFDYRRWQLYTLPFLVLAVLLLLAVLIAGSEVFGSRRWFFRGSVQPSELTKLALIVYVAYWLSSKGPEIKQATYGLIPFSMLVGLVTALILLQPDFSTAVLIAGVAMIMFFMAGAEVWQLLAAGAIGLATVAALICTSPYRMERVFAFRDALRDPLSAGYHVRQTVLALGSGGLAGRGLGGGILKFGWLPAPHTDSIYAVIGEELGFIGCMAVLLLFCALAWRGFHIAARAEDSFGTFLAGGLTTLLVVQAGLNIAVATATVPFTGVPLPFISFGGSSLVVSLVAVGIVFNVSGHRIEG
- the murD gene encoding UDP-N-acetylmuramoyl-L-alanine--D-glutamate ligase, with product MGVVGLGREGLALSRFLASVGARVLATDDKPLPALSPEVRALAEIAELRLGGLSAEVLDVDTCFVSPGVPLDVPMLARAVAEGVPLWNEPGLLLWLCPGRVVGVTGSSGKSTTAALTAAMAEADGQRTYLGGNIGRPLIESVGNMRPEDVVVLELSSFQLELVRHSPAVAAITNITPNHLDRHRTMEAYTEAKTGVFRYQTAAGVAVLNADDHASAGLAGRCPGEVHWFGRKASRAPGAYLVGRTIVVRTADGASCQVCAVDEMGLIGEHNVSNALAACALGAALGLSAEAMAGAARRFQGLPHRLEKVAEVAGVVYYNDSIATTPERSLAALRAVKEPVVLLAGGRDKHLPWEQWVTEVAERVRAVVAFGEAGAMLEDLLGRAGVRVSRARGLAEALALAASLARPGDAVLLSPGGTSYDEFRDFEARGEEFRRLVLEAKAET
- the murF gene encoding UDP-N-acetylmuramoyl-tripeptide--D-alanyl-D-alanine ligase — its product is MSLTLRFVIRTLLGGTAERYEDLAVSRCVVDSREARPGDLFFAFRGERADGQDYVEDAARRGAVAAVVRREGSFDGPGPLRLPGGALAIPVPDVLTALQELARAWRLLLPATVVGVTGSVGKTLTREVVATVLSQAYRVRRSERNYNNEIGLPLTVLAMTGDDDYGVLEMGMYALGEIATLVEVAKPSVGIVTNVGPTHLERLGSLEHIAQAKSELVAGLPRSGLAVLNGDDERVAAMASVARCPVVRYGLGAGCDVRGELVRTLGQDGIQFVVASEGIARSLRAPLLGRHSVYPCLAAVAVARHAGMDWSDIEAGLAASGDCSRMRVLHANGMTILDDTYNAAPISVLAALDVLRSMPGRRVAVLGDMLELGSYSEAGHREVGQAVPDAADLLVAIGPRARWIAEEAVTRLGAQAVVCLRTVEEGLTVVPGLVRAGDSVLVKGSRGLQLERLCWALTEDSEIN